The following are encoded together in the Humulus lupulus chromosome 5, drHumLupu1.1, whole genome shotgun sequence genome:
- the LOC133779863 gene encoding vesicle-fusing ATPase-like — MIRHFKRDCAGLRKDEQKGADSLTPSRVFALTQLETKAEAGSSVVTGQLPSSHSSIVLIGFGAMFFFVLLHLAEAQTWSVDYMILCIHLKRVSFNVFGESFKLKLLFQLQFSDLLNVHVFILGDLDQIVNGPEVLSKFVGETDKNVRDLFADAENDQRTRGDESDLHVIIFDEIDAICKSRGSTRDGTGVHDSIVNQLLTKIDGVEALNNVLLIGMTNIKDLLDEALLRPGRLEVQVEISLPDENGRLQILQIHTNKMKENSFLAPDVNLAELGTCIGDVY, encoded by the exons ATGATAAGGCACTTCAAGAGGGATTGCGCAGGACTGAGAAAGGATGAACAAAAGGGGGCAGACAGCTTGACTCCAtctcgagtgttcgctctgacgCAGTTAGAGACTAAGGCTGAGGCTGGttcctcggtagtgacaggtcaacttccTAGTTCTCATTCAAGTATTGTGctaattggttttggtgccatgtttttctttgttttgttgcatCTAGCAGAGGCACAAACTTGGTCTGTGGATtatatg ATTTTGTGCATTCATCTAAAGCGTGTTTCCTTTAATGTGTTCGGCGAATCCTTTAAACTTAAG TTGCT GTTTCAGTTACAGTTTAGTGATTTACTAAATGTTCATGTTTTCATTCTTGGTGATCTGGACCAGATTGTTAATGGACCTGAAGTCTTGAGCAAGTTTGTTGGTGAAACAGATAAGAATGTTAGAGATCTGTTTGCTGATGCTGAAAATGATCAGAGGACTCGCG GTGATGAAAGTGATTTGCATGTCATAATCTTTGATGAAATTGATGCTATTTGCAAG TCGAGAGGATCAACCAGGGATGGTACTGGAGTTCATGACAGTATTGTGAATCAACTGCTTACAAAG ATAGATGGTGTAGAGGCTTTGAATAATGTCTTGCTCATTGGAATGACCAACATAAAGGATTTACTTGATGAAGCCCTATTGAG ACCAGGACGGTTGGAGGTTCAAGTTGAGATAAGCCTGCCTGATGAGAATGGTCGTCTACAAATTCTTCAAATTCATACaaataaaatgaaggaaaattcCTTTCTTGCTCCTGATGTGAACCTTGCAGAACTTGGTACGTGCATTGGTGATGTATACTAG